Within Mustela lutreola isolate mMusLut2 chromosome 10, mMusLut2.pri, whole genome shotgun sequence, the genomic segment TTGGTGAGCCAAGAGAGAAGAtaggagaaaggcaggagccaGTCCAGTCTGGTGGGGCTGGAGGCCACAGCAAAGGAGTTTGGAATTTATGCTAATTGTGGTGGAAAGGTGTTGGTAGGTGTCAGAAATTCCTATTACAAAGTAATTTAGCCAGTGACAAGGCTCTGTATAAGGCACCTGTGCAGTGTAAggaataaagtaataaataaacacCCATATATTGTTTGGTTTTACCTGGTTTGGAACTTCTCATAAATGGAAACGTGCTGCATTTGCTTTTCTGTTCGATGTCATGTTTGTCAGAATGGGCCACATTGGTGCCCATGGCGATAGGTGACTCATATTCTCGGCTGTGTGCTAATCCACAGGAGAAAGCTGTCATGGCTTATCCTTTCCGGGTGCACGGCCTtctttgattttctaatgttgaaccaAGCCTACATTCTTGGGATAAACCCAACTTGATTGTGAGGCATTATgtactgctcttttaaaaaattaattaatttatttaaattcaattaacatatacataacatatattatCATATGCtatatagtatttattatatactatacataATCTACtaatagtatatatagtatagtattcgTTCCAGAGGTagattcatcagttacatgtaacacccagtgctcattccgtCACGTGCTCTCTTTAATGCtggtcacccagttaccccatcccccacccctctcccttccagcaaccctcagtttgtttcgtagGGTTGAGAGGATCTTAcggtgtgtctccctctctgatttttgtcttgttttattttcccctccctttccctatgctcctctattttgtttcttaaattcgacCTATGGATGAGGTCATACGATACTGGTCTTTCtcggattgacttatttcgctcagcataataccttctagttccatccatgtcattgcaaatggcaaaatttcatttttgtgatgGCTGAGTCGTAttccattatattatatataccgcatcttccttatcctttcgtccatcagtggacatctgggctctttccatagtttgactattgtggaccttgctgctacaaacattcgggtgcacgtgcaccttcggatcactgcatttttatctttaaggtaaatacccaggagtgcgattgctgggtcagagggtagctctatttttaactttgcgAGGAagctccgtgctgttttccagagtggctgcaccagcttgcattcccaccaacagtgtaagagggttcccctttctccgcatcctcaccagcatctgtcctttcctgacgtGTTCctttttggccattctgactgggtgtgaggtggtatctcattgtggttttgatttgtatttccctgatgccaagtgatgtggagcatttttttcatgtgtctgttggccatttggaatgtccttgcagaaatgtctgttcatgtcttctgcccatttctggactggattatttgttctttggatgttgagtttgataagtactttatagattttggatatcagccctttatctgataacgcctctgcaaatatcttctcccattccataggctgtcctttggttttgctgattgtttcctttgttgtgcaaagctttttatcttgtcccaatagttcatttttgcttctgtttcccttgcctttggcaacgtgtctagcaagaagttgcttgCTGCCGAGGTCATGGAGGTTGCCGCCTATGTTCTCCAATAGGACGTGGGTGCATTCCTTTCTTACGTTGTGGGATTCTATTTGCTGGCCTTTTGTTTAGGATTTCTGTCTGTGTGCAGACAGATCAGATTGGCCagtcattttcctttcttgcctTGTCCTTGTTTGGTTTGGTATCAAGATGATACACTCCTCATCAAATGACTTGGGGGaatgtttcctcttcttttaagcCTCAGGGGCACCTATGGAAGATGGATGAAACCACAGAAAGGTCTGGTAAACACAGCTACCAGACTGTCATCCTTCTGTGGCCCCACTTTTTGGTACAGAATCCTGGTTTCTTCTGATACAACTTTTCTCACTATATGTCCCAACCACACAGCCCAACCtatgcccccccaacccctgcccaaaagaaaacacattccTCCCCCCATGAGCCCCTCACATTGAAATGCTCACAGCTTACTTAGAAAGCTGTGTTTCTGGTTTTTTACAGGTGGGTCCTTAACTCAAGAGTTTAGCATGAAGAGTTGTTTCCAAGCCAGGTAACAACAGTTACCTCTCTTAACTAGGGAACCTCTCTTAACTAGTTAAGGCTAGTTAACTAGTTAAAACTAGTTAACTAGTTAACCACTGTTCTTGAATATCCAGGTATAGGATCACTCACTTATCCCTTAGGGCCGCCCTAAACCTGAGCTGTTGATGCGTCCAGCCAGAGGTGGGTCTAGCAGAGCGGGGACCCCGGTCTGCCCGCCAAGGCTCCTCTGTTTTAGGGATGTGTTGGAAACTATGTGGTCCAAATCCTCTAGCACAAAATTagcttctttccatatttttgaaAGGGAAAGAACACCTTACTAAATATAACATGGGTCAACAAGCCAAAAATGAGATAAACAGCCAGCAGCTGCAGCTCGGGGCTGGGTCCCACACCCTGGGGAACCCACCGGGGTCCCAGACGCCAGAGGGAGAGGGCCGAATCGATGGGAATTGATGGACAAGTTTAAGTGACCCCTGGGCACATGACCCTGCCACGAGCCCCAAAACACCAAaaccttcatttcattttttttattctaaaagcaACACATACACGTTTCTGTGTTTCCAGTTCTTACTCTcccagtaagaaaaagaaaataaaaatcattgtaATCCCTGCGCACAGAAAACAACTAAGACGACCATGGAATGCATAATTTGAGTGTTTTGAAATTTAATATCAAACATTAACTAGTGTTTCTCAGCCTTCCCCCTCCCAGTATTGTCCCCTAAAGAGTCTTTTTAGACATCGTTTTTGTAATCTCCCTACTTCACCCCTGCCCCGGTGAAATTTTAAAAGTGCAGGTATCCTGTGTGTCTGTTAATGTATTGTGGAGGGCCACAAACCATTGTAATGCGTAAGACTATTTTTACACCATCCCCAAGAATGAATTTTTGCCCCTACCCCATGGGTGGTCTCACCCCATTAGGAatgcaagttgtttttttttttttttaagattttatttatttatttgacagaccaagatcacaagtaggcagagaggcaggcagagagagagggaggcaggctccccgccaagcagagagcccgatgtgtggggctcggtccctgggatcatgacctgagctcaaggcagaggctttaacccactgaaccacccaggtgccccggaatgcaagctttaaataatattaaagagCAAACCTTTCTAGAACTTACTATGTGCTGGTCACATATAATTCTAAGTATTTAATATACGTTTTCTTGTTTACTTATCATAACTCCCCTATGAATGAATACCAGAAGGCTTTTGTCTCCATTTTTGTAGTTgtggaagctgaggcacagagaggttgagtaacttgcctaAAGGCACACAGCTGGGAAAGTCCAGAGTGAGGATGTGAGCCAGGCAGCCTGGTTCTGAAGTTCACGTTGAACCACCAAGTTACGGTACCTTGTGATACCTTCTGATTGTAACAAGTCCAAAATACAGAAACAGTAACAGGTACACTCCCCaagccctctctcttctctgaagcAATCATTGCTAAATTTGGAATGTGTCCCTTGTCCGAGATTTTTACATGTGTGTTTGTACATATGAAAATCTTTcgtctcttatttattttaacataaggAGGATTATCTGGTCTTCCTTCCTATGTATTCGTGTGTACAGATCTgtatatagaattttttaaaaattagaatcacACTGAACgtactggttttgggtttttttgtttgtttgtttgactttaAAATGTATCCTAAGCCAGCTTGAAACCATAGTTGAACAAGTACGTGTACTGTATTTCATTTCACCAGATTCAGATTATgggctttttaaagaatttctattTTCTCACTGCTACAAAGCTATGATGAATATCCTTGGTGTGTACCTAATTCTTAGAAGTTGGAATTACAAAGCCAAAGGGTATAAGCATTTTTGAAACTTCTGACCCATCAGTGGCAGCACTTCCCATCCGGACAAATTGTATGAGATCGCTTATCCCGGCACCACTGCCCACACCGGATATCATTGCCTGTTTGCCATCACTGACCATGTAACAGGCCCAAATGTATGAATCCTGACATTTTCATCTCTGTCAGTGACTCTCCTCTTGGGCCTGTTTTACTCACATGACAGGTAAGGCCAAGCTTGAGTGGAGAGAGCAAGAAGGGTAGAAGGTTCCAGTGGCCCCAGTCGCCAGTTAAGAGAACACACTGTCAGCCTCCCAGGGACAAGGCCTCCCTGTTGGGCCCTCAGTAGGGGCTCAGGCATGGGCTTTTTcatctcctgcttctctccccagccTCGGGctgcccctccacaccccccAAGCCATCTTCCTCCTCTGGCCTGGTCTTCGCTCCATTCCGCAGAACTGCTAAACCACTCATCCTTTCCTGCATTGGCTGCGAGTGGTATTTGGGAAACAGATACCCTCATTGGGTTTTGTAGGCTTTTCAGCTGACCCCCAGCAACTGTCTGCAGTGGGATGGGATCCTTGTTCAGTGCCCTACATGCCTACACATACATGTTCACACATGAGTATACATGTATAGTGGGGATGCACGTCTACACATAGCATAGCACAATCCGGGTGCAGACCCTATTATGTGAAGTGGGGCTTCTCTTTCTCACAGAGACTTTCCACAGCTCCTCCAGCCCGAGTGAGGACACCCACCTACCAAGTGCCACAGTTTCTAGACTCTCTTCCCACTTGGTCGTTATTCCTTGTAGACCTTTTCCTGCTGGCCAAGAAGCTCCACTAGCCCTTCGCTTGCTCACTGGTGTCCCTCCTGTGCCTAATGCTGCTTAGCAGATGCGCAAGAAATATCTGTGgcatggagaaaagagaaagaacagaccTCAAGCTGACAAAGGATATTATCCCAAATATATTTAGAGTATTTTTTAACAAAGTGGGCACTTTCAGATTGAGCCCGTTGTTTGATGAGAAAATATCTCTGAAGCATTGGATTTCAAGTGGCCTGGTTAGCCGTCCCTCTGGAAAGATCGGAAGGAATGCAGCATTGAAAATAGGACCTTGCCCATCCAAACATCCGCCAGGCTTTGCTGTTCTGCAAAGGTCACTGTCCTGGGAATAATGTATTGAGGACAGTTCGCCCGGAAAGGCCCTGGTCGCTGGTCCTCCTGGCCCCTGGAAGCATTCTGAGCTAAACCTTCAGGTGACTTGTTTATCTGGCTCATTCTCCCAGCCCACACATGGTTGTAGAATCCCCAGATGGTGGGCTGCTCCCTTGAGCACAAGGTCTCTGAGCTGCTTTATGGGAAGAGGGTTTCTCGCCCAGCTAGGCACCACAGCTAAGATGGGAAATAAGGAGGCTTCTGCCCCTTTAAGAAAAGCGAAACTCCATGTGGCTGAAGGGAGACTAGTCTCCCAGGTGGCGTCAGGTGGCCTCTGCTCATTTCATTCAGTGATGTTTCAGCGGACATACTGGAGCCCCACTTTGTTCCAGGCACAGAGATGTGTCATGGGAAAAGAGACAATGGCCACGGTAGCCACTGGTGGCCTGTGGCAGCCCACAAAAGGggaagctggggggagggcgCACAGAACTGCAGAAATGCTGGAGGGGGCTGTGCAGTGAAGGGCGAGGTGAGAGATGAAGGCAAGAGGCAAGAGTCACACGCATGACTCCAGGAGCCCAGATTTTCTACTGCAGGAGATGGGGAGCCATGGAGGGTGGGGACCAGCCCCTAGGGCTGTGTGCACCGGGATGTATCCCCGACCGATGCCCGTCGCCCAGGCCATCTGGGCTGCTGACCACGGCTCGTGCACGCCGTCGTTGGCGTGCCTCGCTGGACCTCGTGCCCGCTGAGACTGCCCTGCGCTTCCTTAAATTCCAAAAATGTTTTCAGGACCCAGAGCCCTGACCTCTCTGGTCTCCTGCATGGAGAGGTCTGGCTTTTCCTTTTCGGGTGGGGTGGGCGGATCAGCCCTCCTTCTGCAGGCTCGCAGAAGGAGCCGAGCGCGGCACGTAAGACATCTGGAATGCATCAGCGGCCCGGCCGGAGCCCGCAGCTCAGTCCTGCTCCATAACTCCTTCAGGAGGACAGGCGCTGGGTTCACAAAAGCGTCCGGAATCCGAActgatcctcctctctctctctctctctgctttccttccagACCTCTCGGCCGCAGCTGTCCACACAGGATGCTTCAAATTTGCTGGAAACCGTCCCTCGGGAGGTCAGCCGCTGTTTCTTTAGGGCGGCACTAGGGATTTCGTTCCGTGCGTCGAACGGgtttttgttgctgctgctgctgctcccatttatttattttctttctctacacCGGGCCTCGCCCCACTCCCACTGGCCTGATGGCCCAGTCTAAGGCCAACGGCTCCCACTATGCACTGACCGCCATCGGCCTGGGGATGCTGGTTCTCGGGGTCATCATGGCCATGTGGAACCTGGTGCCTGGGTTCAGCGCCCACGAAAAGCCGACCGCTCAGGGGAACAACAAGACGGAGATAGGCAGCGGCATTCTCAAGAGCAAGACCTTCTCCGTGGCCTATGTGCTGGTCGGGGCTGGGGTGATGCTTTTGCTGCTCTCCATCTGCCTGAGCATCCGGGACAAGAGGAAGCAGCGGCAAGGCGAGGAGATGGTCCACATCCAGCACCAGCCGGGGGTCGAGCCACACGCCCCGGAGGAAGACAGGTGAGAACCGGCCGACCGCCTTCAGACCGGGGGATGGATACATGCtcgtgaacacacacacactcctaggGGTCGCTGATGAGATTATTTTAGTCTAGGACACTCTGCCTTCCCACTTTCCCCCACTGGGGCTCTGAAAAGCAGTTTATCATTTTCCAAGTAACTTTATAGTTCTATAGTTGCCCCAGTAATGCGGTATGAATGGACGACAAGTGTATCGAGATTCTGACACCGACCAGGAAGCTGCACGGGGCCCAGGACAGCCAGAGTCTCCAGATGGGCTGTGTGTGCATGCTTTGTATTGAAAAGGTTGGGAAGCAGTGTTCTATTTGAACAAAAATGCCACAAGCATGTTTAAGAGATAAGCGGTACATCAGGGAACACATGATGAAGGTTGACATCCCCACTAGAAGAAGCCCTTGCAAAGGAATGTGACAGATGAGCACACCAGTAGGAAAACGGATAAAGGATACAAGGAAGCATCTCATAGAATGTTCAGACAGTAGATGTTCCACCTCATTAGTCACGAAATGCAAACGAGGAAAGGTGTCATAGTTTGCCTGTCTTCGTGGCCAGGACAGGCTGCCCCTGGTGTTGGAGAGCTGTAGGGAAATGGGTCACTGATGGGGGCAGTGACTGGCACAGCCTTTCTGAAGAGGCAGTGAGAGGAGGTATTGAAGATGTGTGTCCCTCTCCGTTCCGTTCCTAAGAGTTTACCCTTCGGAGGAAAAATCACGCAAGTACAAAGGAGTCTGTGCCCTTAGGTTTATCAGAACATTGCTTAGGACAGCAAAAACTGAGCAAGCGACCTAAATATCCATCATTCGGGCTAAATTATGGCATGCCCCCTTGGTGGCACTCTGCACAGCCATAGCTGACCTATATTTGCTATCGTGGGACCATATGCTCCACGGTGGGAAATGGAGGTAGCAGTACAGCGTCTTTGGGAAGGTCCTGATCACCTCAAATGTTGCAGCTGTGGGATTAGAGAGGAGTCTGGAAGGATGTACAACAGCGTGTTAACAGTGCCTGTCTCCAGGTGGAAGGAGAAGGGATGGTGTGCTTTTCTGCCTGAGGTTTTTTCGGCATTGTTTACATTTTCTGCAACTCTGTCATCTTTCTAGCAGGGAGGGAGTTGTTTTTAGTTTGGAAAAACGAAACCCATTTTCTGATAATAAAAGATCACGCATGCATATTCTAGAAGACTTAAGAAATACAGAAACgaacaaagaaggaaaatcagTCATCCCTGATCACCCATGCTAGCCATGAGCACTCGAATGCCCAACCGAAGTGACAGGAAGGCGGGATAGACAGGGAGGGGCTGATGTTGGCCATTATCACCCTACAGGTTCAAGTGCAGAGTCCTGGACTATGGCTAATGGCACTATTCCCTGCACAtgtgtaaaaacaaaaccaaaaaatcaccCTGACTTACTGGTTTTCTCTTTCAGCAGTCAAAGGAGACTACGCCTGAGGATAAGACCTTCGAGCCTTACAGTGAATTTGGAGACAAAATTACAGAATAACTTGAAATACTTACAAATTTTATAGCAgaaattccttctctccctgggaACAACCACTTTGCTTCAGCCTGGCAGCTGGTTCATGTGTATTTATGTGGCCTTTGGCCAAAGGACCCAGCTTGGCACCAGAGCAGCCCATCCGGCACGTGGTTAAGGGTGAGGCTTAAAAGCAAAGGGGTTTCACACTTCCTTGTGTGAAACCTTCCAGTCCTTCCAGACTGTCC encodes:
- the TMEM51 gene encoding transmembrane protein 51 isoform X2, translated to MAQSKANGSHYALTAIGLGMLVLGVIMAMWNLVPGFSAHEKPTAQGNNKTEIGSGILKSKTFSVAYVLVGAGVMLLLLSICLSIRDKRKQRQGEEMVHIQHQPGVEPHAPEEDRRRRKRRRPPPGTTSPVTRK